The proteins below come from a single Chroogloeocystis siderophila 5.2 s.c.1 genomic window:
- a CDS encoding RuBisCO accumulation factor 1, producing MTELPANLANDGESQEVLEELLRSLRQKQGNWVEWGKACARLQKSGYNSQAIFEATGFEPVQQNQVIVGAQVYDSIEKAEAPPEVRSHYAQRGSDVLYELRLLTQAERAAAAELILLHRLDADEAKEVAKAVKEFSRFRTLPAGFSNHPGDALAYQSWKLARQKNDLQERSRLIAKGLRFAHTATAREQLEQLLVDFTVVSKRPAPRLPFYRLEAEEELPRLVPVVGEMPLKADDFKAVPLVAELEPFRMVKFAGEQAWVPIPGWQIVLSAQDPVAILCKGDHLPNQTETSKEQVLVLVDRSQREWDVNSYFVVEQSGQLEFQWFDSATDTPLLGRVVLVLRPKRIVDEELTKDSWQIDE from the coding sequence ATGACTGAATTACCAGCGAATCTTGCTAATGATGGTGAATCTCAAGAAGTGCTTGAGGAATTATTGCGATCGCTACGGCAAAAGCAGGGCAATTGGGTAGAATGGGGCAAAGCTTGTGCCAGGTTACAAAAGTCTGGTTATAATTCCCAAGCAATTTTTGAAGCAACTGGATTTGAGCCAGTGCAGCAAAATCAAGTAATTGTGGGCGCGCAAGTGTATGATTCTATTGAGAAAGCTGAAGCACCGCCCGAAGTGCGATCGCATTATGCCCAGCGGGGTAGTGATGTATTATATGAACTGCGCTTATTAACTCAAGCTGAACGTGCTGCGGCGGCTGAGTTGATTTTATTGCACCGCCTTGATGCGGACGAAGCAAAAGAAGTTGCTAAAGCCGTTAAAGAATTTTCGCGATTTCGGACATTACCTGCAGGCTTTTCCAATCATCCTGGTGATGCGTTAGCGTATCAATCTTGGAAACTCGCGCGGCAAAAAAATGATTTACAAGAGCGATCGCGTTTAATCGCCAAAGGTTTGAGATTTGCGCATACTGCAACTGCTAGAGAACAGCTCGAGCAACTTTTAGTCGATTTTACCGTTGTCTCGAAGCGCCCTGCACCACGTTTGCCGTTTTATCGTCTTGAAGCTGAGGAAGAATTACCGCGCCTGGTTCCTGTGGTTGGCGAAATGCCTCTGAAGGCGGATGACTTTAAAGCAGTTCCCCTAGTCGCAGAACTAGAGCCGTTTCGCATGGTCAAATTTGCTGGAGAACAAGCGTGGGTACCAATACCAGGATGGCAAATTGTCTTGAGTGCACAAGATCCAGTGGCAATTTTGTGTAAGGGCGATCACTTACCAAATCAAACTGAAACTAGTAAAGAACAAGTCTTAGTCCTTGTTGATCGTTCCCAACGTGAATGGGATGTTAATAGCTACTTTGTTGTTGAACAATCAGGACAACTCGAATTTCAATGGTTTGACAGCGCGACTGATA
- the ubiE gene encoding bifunctional demethylmenaquinone methyltransferase/2-methoxy-6-polyprenyl-1,4-benzoquinol methylase UbiE: MTSTQIRDIFDRIAPVYDQMNDWLSLGQHRIWKQMTVKWSRAKAGDTCLDLCCGSGDLTLRLSRVVGTTGQVYGVDFSPQLLAIAQQRSQQYSTAITWIEADVLKLPFGDNFFDTATMGYGLRNVIDIPLCLQELHRVLKPGATAAILDFHRPSNSQMRAFQQWYLDTLVVPLAHQLGLTEEYAYISPSLERFPTSQEQLKLAQDAGFTKATHYPIASGMMGVLTITKP; this comes from the coding sequence ATGACTTCAACTCAAATCCGCGACATTTTCGACCGTATTGCCCCAGTTTATGACCAAATGAACGATTGGCTGAGTTTAGGGCAGCATCGCATTTGGAAGCAAATGACCGTTAAATGGAGTCGTGCAAAAGCTGGAGACACTTGTCTTGATTTATGCTGTGGAAGTGGCGATTTGACATTAAGGCTGAGTCGTGTCGTAGGAACTACAGGTCAAGTTTATGGCGTGGATTTTTCACCGCAGTTACTGGCGATCGCCCAACAACGTTCGCAACAATACTCTACTGCCATTACCTGGATAGAAGCCGACGTTTTGAAGTTACCCTTCGGGGATAATTTCTTTGATACAGCGACAATGGGCTACGGATTGCGTAATGTTATCGATATTCCGCTTTGCCTTCAAGAATTACACCGCGTACTCAAACCTGGTGCCACAGCTGCTATTTTGGACTTTCATCGCCCTAGTAATTCGCAAATGCGAGCATTTCAACAGTGGTATCTCGATACATTAGTTGTTCCACTCGCGCATCAACTTGGCTTAACCGAAGAGTACGCTTACATCAGCCCCAGTTTAGAGCGATTTCCTACCAGTCAAGAACAACTCAAATTAGCTCAAGATGCAGGCTTTACCAAAGCCACACACTACCCCATTGCTAGCGGTATGATGGGAGTATTGACAATCACAAAACCTTAG